In the Dictyostelium discoideum AX4 chromosome 6 chromosome, whole genome shotgun sequence genome, ttttttttttttacacagAATAATAACTgattaagattttttttgtttattatttttaaaaaaaaaaaaaagaaacaagtggagattaaatatattttgtgTATTAACACTTTTAagtatcatttttaaaaaaaaaaaaaaaaaaaaaattgtaaaaaaaaaaagaatttattttgtttagaaaaacttttttttgtttaattattattttttaaaaaaaaaaaaaaaaaaaaaaaaaaattaaataataaaaagtggtatttaataatataacaatatcaaaagggaaaaaaaaaaagaaaaaaaaaaataaaaaaaaaaaaggaatgacaaaaaaaaaaaaaattggtatatttattttgaaaaattaatttaaatcttgCAATTACTTATCttgataatcaaataaaaaaaaagaaattgtacaaattaataatggcaATCtaactaataaataaaattccaCCCCCCCCCCTCTCTCTCCTTACAAAAGGATGAATCAGGTTGAAGGgggtattatttttatatacattttttttaacaatcaatgtacatataaaaaaaaaaaaaaaaattattattttcattttccaattcttaattttttgtattgaaacaaattaaaaataaattttgaaaaattgaattactGAATTAGCTTACTTTTTTTGGTGTttaccacaaaaaaaaaaaaaaaaaaaaaaaatgaaaattaatttttttttttgaatttttttatatgacaattataataataagtaTTAATCAtgaaaaaaaacacaacctaaaattaaaaagggGGTTCGGGTTTATTTTCACAGCTTGGtacagatttaaaaaaaggaaaataaaaaaaaaaacaaaataaaaaaccccCCCTtccaaaaaaatattacCCCCCAAAAAACaacatatttaaaaaatttatggttttaaaaatcattaattttaataatttttttttatccattttttattaatttttttttttaaaaaaaaaaaatatttttaaattcccTTTAAACAAggaataaaaaatcaaatcaaaaaaaaaaaatttacctACAACTTTTTAGGGAAAGTTTTTTtatagaaattaaatttttataaaaaaaaaaaaattaggaaaattaagaatttaaaaataaaataccatttcaaaaaaatatttttaactttttaattataaaaaaatatcaaaaaatgaatttaattggaaagtttaattacattttttatttttaaaaaaaaaaaaaaaaaaaaaaaaaaaaaaaaaaaaaaaaaacctatatACTaacttttgttttttaatttttttttaaaaaaaaagactctTTCAAAGATCTTAGTTTATCAAAcgaaaataaacaatttttaaatgttagaaataattcaaataatggaTTTCACAATAATTTtactttaataaaaaatcaaaacaattcagttattagtaataatccagttattgttgtttcttttataaaataatattaaaatcaagtaaaaaaaaaataatatatatggAAATAgaaatgatttttaaaaaaaaataataataatcaatatatatagaaatagaaataattaaaaaaaaaaaaaaaaaaaataatgacaatccgaatctaaaaaaaaaatgttgtaaaaataaaaattaatttatttatttatttaaaaaatataaacttttaattaattaattaattaattaattataaatatggttttaataaaattaaatctaattGTGAAATTaagttatttaaattttttggaggtatacctttaaaattataacgaattaatttatcttgATTTGATTGTAATCTtgattttattctttttacaATTTCTAAATTATGATGAATtgcatttaaattaatatctaTTGGATCATTTCTATTGTCTAATAGATATAAGAATATTTCATCTCTTTTATGACGCAATGCTTGAATTGGTActaatgatgaaattggaTAAATATTCAACTCTGTTAAATATTGAACCAATGCTAAACTATCACTTGTTACAGCATTCTccataatgaaattattatcaattaatttatttaaccCTCCATCTACACCATTTTGATGAATAAATTTCATAAATTCTAAATCACCCCTATTAGCAATGAATTCACCAACTAATTTATCATTCCAAAGGAAATtctctttaaaattataataaagatatttaaataattcaaaattttcacATGCTAATCTAATAccatatttatataaaaaatcattattattattattattatttgaattattactatttttatttattgctgttgaatttctaataatcttttttacaaattcaaattctttatattttaaaatatattgaaatCCAATTCtaactttatctttttcttttaaattttcttttattccttttttatataaaaaattaaaaataaataattttttaatatctttgtcttccaattcatttaaattatttaaatttaaaatttttaaagttgNNNNNNNNNNNNNNNNNNNNNNNNNNNNNNNNNNNNNNNNNNNNNNNNNNNNNNNNNNNNNNNNNNNNNNNNNNNNNNNNNNNNNNNNNNNNNNNNNNNNaaaaaaaaaaaaaaaaaaaaaaaaaaaaaaaaaaaaatatataaatatttttttggtaaattaaaaataaataaataaataaaataaaaaatattattaaaaaaataaaatatatccatttatattattatttttatttttaataaaagttttttgtttttccaatatttatttattatattatattattattattataaatatttttttatttttattattattattaatatttttttatttttataatttttattattaggtGGTTAATCAAAAGAaacataatattttttaatttcataagAAATTTCAGTTTCAGCCAAATAGAAAGGACttgttttcaaatttttaaaatattttagaatGATTTGGGTGAATTGTTTATAGCAATTGAATAGTTTATCAAGAATCATTTGAAAGATTTTCATaccatttttaaagtttGGAAATTGTTGAGTGACTATTACATTCATTTCTTCGATACCAGATCTccaattttgataaaattgtttCAATATTTCTTCAAGTATTTCTTTCTTCAATTGTGGATGGTTAATTTCTTCCAACGTATATAAACCAATCAATGGATACAAATCTCTAACAGTTGtaataacatttttaaaatatacaaATGAAACCAATTGTTCTAAACAATATTGTTCAGcttctttttcaaataataaaatccaaTAATCTTTATCTTCATTACCGCTAccaataaattcattttcattattattattattatcattattattttcatcatttttattactattattaccattaattttattattattattattattatttacaatattattattactatttaatttatcagttaaaattgttaaaattaaatcaaaattatttaatctaaaaattaattttgaaagatgatttgattttaaatcatcagatagtctattaattaatttatacatTTCAACTCTCATTATTgctaaattttcattaattattgaatgtgattctttaatattaaataataaatgatcaTTATCcgtattaattaaatcattattattattggtattattattattattattattattattattattattaatattattaaaattatataaaactGAAAATGAACCAATTAATTCACTATATCTTCTAACAACATAATGAGGTCTATTTTCTTCAATTGGTGATAAATCTTTAACATTTGCATCTCTAATAGATTGAATATTCTCTTCGAATAATATTGTTAATCTTGATAGAgttgaattaataatgaattgaaATAATCTATCAGTACAATCTgatttgaattgaattttacTTCTATATTTACTAGtgattgataatattaataacaaagCCACTATATCATAAGTTGATGCTAAATAACCATTTAAATTCTCCATAAATAATGATTCtgatttacaaaataaaaaagtagaACTATCTTTATTTGATAGGAAATAATCCTTTAGAAACATATTTTCATATGATACTAAATCAATGATAAAGAATAACAATGATCTGAATATAACTTCATAGGAATATTTTATAGAGTCAGAGGCAGAGGAAGATTCGAAATTGATAGATTGGGGTTTTAATGGTGGAGTTTCGAGTTCATTTAAAATCTGATACCTAGTTTCAATGGTGTAAATGGATGATTTACACTTtaatttattacttttactCGAGAAGAATCCCCTGGTTTTACTCTCGTGCAtaccaattaaatcatttctTGATGTTGGTTCCATTTGAAGTTTCTCCAAGAATGTTATATAACTTCTATAATAGGATGAATAGATTCTTTCAGCAATCTCTTTATATTGATCGAATAGAATTCTAGCAACACGTCTAGTATGTTTATAGAGGAATATAAATGCTTGTCTGTATAGGGTGAATTCTTGTTGTTTCGATTGCAACGATTGTATATCCTTGATTTGGTTGAATTGTACCATGAAAAACCTATGAATCTTATCCAAAACCACGTTCAACAGTTTCAGTGTCACCTCTTCAATTTCACCCGTTGCAAAGACTCCATCGATCTTTTGTGACGATATGTGGCCTATCTTCTTACTGAATATTGAAAGATATTGAAGATACTGATCGTTAACCTCACCTTGTGTCAATAGGTGTATCAAATCATCCGATATCGAAACCTCCTCTATAATCTTATCCAATCGTTCCACCACCTTCTTCCTATTGACACATTTGGAATTCTGTGTAATCGATAACTCTTGTAAATTTCTCATTTCTTTTGAAATGTTTGTTAATTCACCTTGAAATTTACTTAACATATCTTCGAAACCACTCAATAGATCAGTACTCTCTGTTATGGTTTTATAAAGTATTGCAAATGTTTCCCTCTCATTAACATAATCTGGTATAATATCTTGATAAAGTTCATTCATCTCCTTATCACATCTCTCTAACGATTCACCAActtcttttgaaaatttactTAAATCAATACCCTTATCCAAACAATTTGCTATAACTTGCTCATCCTTTGCATAGCGttcaatttgattttcaaaatcttcCATACCCTCTCCCATTATATTGATTGTTGTTAAAtctaaatcaaatttaaattccatATTGtcatctttttcaatttgttctttattatttgtattgttactattattttgatttttagatttttttgaaatttctatTGATTGTAAactatttgataatgaatttgtatcatcatcacttataaattcattatttgttgttaCTGCTTCATCTTCTTCGTGATGACGAAATCCTTTACTTGTAccatttaattctttatcaaATACTTCATCAAGATTTGAAcctgtatttttattattttttaaattattattattattatttgtattattattattattactattattattcatattttatatttttcacaCTGAGTTGAAAATGTGAAttgcaaaaaataaaaaaaataaaaaaaaaaataaaaaattaaaaaataaaaaaataaaaaaaaaatccaacaaaattttatttttttattattaataaaatattttctattttttccataaattaatttaaaatgaaaaaaagtatttaaatgaaaaaatagaaaatatttaattaataataaaaaaattattcccCTTACTTTTggagtttatttttttttttttccttttaaaGTAATctatcaaaaattttattattaaccatagtgatttaaattttaaatacaacCTAAACAATATCTCCTAAATGGTGTGTATCTcctttcaattttttttttttttttttgtttatttaacattattttaaataatttctttgaataaattcatcaaaattttgtgagtttggaaaaaaaaaaaaaaaaataaaaataaaataaaaaaaaaaaataaaaaataaaaaaaaaagtgtgttcataaaatttaatttaaaaaaaaaaaaacaaatttcaaaaaaaaaaaaaaaaaaaaaaaaacaacacacATAACacaaaaatacaaataattttaaaaatatatataatataataatgagTGATCATAGTGAAGCCATTGCAACATTTCAATCAATTACAGGTGCATCAAAAGAAGAATCTACATTTTATTTAGAGAGTCATGATTGGGATTTAGAAGtaagattttattattcttaattttttatcacttttttattttttttttttttttttatcctaaattatttatttttttttttttttaaaaaaattaaagaaagcAGCACAAACTTTTACAACAttacaagaagaagaaaatcaaagaaatgaTCAACCACAAATTGAAGAAGATTATGAAGATGAGGAAGAGGAAGATGATCATAGAGATCCAATGCCAGCATCAAGACCAGTATATAGTAAACCAGTTGCAAAAACTGTTAGTAAGAAAGCACCAGCAGGTGGTAGAGTAGGTGGTATTAGAACATTATCAGATTTCAATAATGATGATCATGATGATCATGATCatagtgatggtgatgatgatgaagatgacaGATCTCAACAATATTTCACTGGTGGTGAAAAGAGTGGTTTGGTGGTTGAAAGTGCACCAAAGAAAGGTAAAAAcggtggtagtggtgataTTGTAAACGATGTATTCGATAGTGCCAAAAGACATGGTGCTGTTGCATCCAATGAAAAGAAAGTTGAAAAACCAGATTCATTCGATAGTGTTGGTTATCAATTGGGTGCCACTGATCAAGGTAATCGTAATGTAAGCAAACCAAAGGAAAAAGATCCAAATTCTCAAGTCGTAGAAGTTAAAGTCACCTTTTGGAATCAAGGTTTCACCATTGATGATGGTCCACTTCGTAAGTATGATAATCCAGAGAATAAAGAATTACTCGATGATATTCAAAGGGGTATTGTACCACGTgaacttcaaaaaaaagcaaCCACTCCAAATGGTTTATCTGTAACTTTGataaataatcataatcaagATTATGTTGAACCAGCAAAACCAAAATATGTTGCATTCTCTGGTGGTGGTCAAACTTTAGGTAGTTCTTCCAcctcaacaaataataataataataataataataataacaacaatagaGCAACCACTACttcaactactacaacttcAACACCAAATGTATCATCAATCAATGTAGATCAATcacaaccaacaacaacagttCAAATTCGTTTAGCAAATGGTTCAAGACTTTCAACAACCTTTAATCACTCTCATACCCTTCAAGatgttattaattatatcaaTAGCTCAAGTGGTTCAAATCAATCTTTTGATCTTTTAACTGGTTTCCCTCAAAAACCAGTCACAAACccaacttcaacaactttAAAAGATGCTGGTTTATTAAATGctttattaattcaaaaattaaaataaataatattaaaataatatgaaataaataaaaataataataataatgataatgataataattgaatcCAGTTTTTAGTTGTTTggtaattatttgttttttattcatcttttgatttgtttttttcttttttatctttttttactttCTTTTTATCATCTTTAGAGGATGATTcactcttttcttttttatcctttttatcttttttatctttcttttctactttttcttcattatcttttgaagatttactctttttcttttcttttttatctttttttactttcttttcatcatcatcatcattgtcATCGTCATctgaatttgattttcttttttcttttttatcttttttttctttcttttctttcttttcttttttatctttattatcttttttaacaTGTTCCATTTCATTTTGATCATtatctttataattaatattttcattttcattttctaatctttgttttttagtatttcttaattcatctttttcttcaactaattttcttttaaaatcttcATATTTTTGACCACCATCaccttttaataatgatggatCATAACGACCTTCATCTTGAGCTTTTAATCTTTCtaatttaccaattggtGCATATTTTCTAAGAGTTCTACCTTTACATGCTTCAAATTCTTCTTGAAGTCTTTTAGaagaatcaaaatttaattttgattttaatttatcattttctcttttaattgattctaatCTTTCTGTctcttcttctttatttcttttttcagTTTCTTCAATACTTTCTAAAGTTTCACTCTCTAATATAAATGATGATTTCTTAAATTGACCAAATActaatgttttattttcttcttcttttttatttacttcttttgtaatttcattcataattttatcttttttattatttttacttttaattcCACCTTTacatgataaattattatcattatcattattattattgtttttgtttttattattattaactttatcattttcattatcagtatcatcatcactttttttactattatttacatcTGATCTTGATTCAAAAAGTTCATTTTGTTCTTCTGatcctatttttttattatcccAAACTCTATCCCACCAATTATTATCATGTTGAAATCCTGTACTACCAAcctataaaataaataaaaaaataaaaaaaaagaatattgttaataaaacttttttttttttttttttttttaaattttttaatttacttacaccaaatgtattttttttcttatcaATATGAATTGCTTTTGTTATACCATCTCTATTTTTACCTAAACCATCTCCTCTTTTCCAACCAGTTTTACCCATCCATTCTTcgtattttgaaaaatccattttatttttaatattatagcaaaatgttttaaaaaaaaattacaaaatatgaaaagtttgaaattataattgtgatggaataaatttttttttttttttttgaaagggACTTTtgtcgttttttttttttttgtcgacaaaaataaattaaattattttttttatttttttttttaaacacaaGAAATTTTgttaatatgtttttttcttcaattattaaaattaattttaattaaaaaaaaaaaaaaaataaataaataaataaaatccaagttttaaaaatagaaaaaaaaaaaaagaatgataataaaaaaccaaagTTGGTAAAtcttaattatttattcgGATAATtgctataaaaaaaaataatgatataaaatatggtttaattaaataaaaataaatttaaaaataaatattatttatttatttttatttaattatttcttttggtagaaaaaaaaaaaaagaaaaaagaaaaaaaaaaaaaaaaaaaaaaagaaaaaaaagaaaaataaaattttaattaaattgaataaaataataaaatatataaatataattaaaaaaattatagtaatcttactttaatattaatttcaaagattttttttatttttattttttttattttttttttttttttccaacgTTAATCAAAATATTGTATGAGCGCCGCacaaaatttcaaaatttttttttttttttctctcgtGCCTAATTTTTcgttattttcaaaattgttttttttttcttttttcgcGTTTAGTTTTACACAGATACATTATCACCATGGCAGGAAAAAAAGGTATGGTGTTATCTCTAtcacattttattttaaatatatcatATATCTTTCAATTCCATCATCAATCTTTATCAATCATTGAgtgttgataataaataaattataaaatttaaataatagataGGAGAGATAGATGATATatacaattttataaaaatgagAATATAaactaatatttattattattatactaTAATCTGGAACCTATAGTCAAATCTAACACACCAAAACAAGACTTATCTGTCTCTAAATCAAAGCTCACCAGCATTAAAGCCCCAGCTGCTGCCATCAAAGCTAAAGCTGCCGCTTCTGCTGTCAAAAAGGGTGTCTCAAACAAATCTACCCGTAAGGTCAGAACCTCTGTCATCTTCAGGTATGTATAATATTTATAGGGAATAACACAACAGGAAGAAGCAggtaaaataaaacaacagCAAACTAATAggttattttatataattttatagaCGTCCAGTTACTTTAAACAACCCAAAGAAACCAGCTTACCCAAGAAGATCAGTCAACAAAATCACCAAAATGGATCAATTCAGAATCTTAAAAGCACCATTAACCACTGAATCTGCCACCCAAAAAATCGAAGGTAGCAACACCATCACTTTTATGGTTGATATGTTTGCCAACAAATCACAAGTTGCTGATGCCGTCGCTAAAATGTATGATGTCAAAGTCAAGAGAGTTAACACTTTAATTACCCCACGTGGTGAAAAGAAAGCTTTTGTCACTTTATCACCAGAATTCGAAGCTGCTGATGTTGCCAACAAAATCGGTTTAATCTAAACAATTCTCccttatataataaaaaaaagcttttcaaaaaaaaaaaaaaaaaaaaaaaccatataTTCATGTGTATACATATTcacaatatttaatatttttatttttcaatattttattgattaccaatttgttttatttatttaattttaaaaattttatttatttattattatttaatattgaaaattttatttattatttaatatctaATGTTAATAACCAATCTTTACAATCTTGTTCGGTTTTAGATGGATTTTCTAATTGCcattctaaaattaattgtatgACAGGAGCCAACCAAGTACCTGGTTttctatttaataaatcttggACTTGTTTACcatttaataatctttttataTTCCAAATACCAATTAAATCATGTTCTTTGATTTCACCTACAAATTTGTGGAAAATAGtgtatttttcattttcaggTTTGTCGTATCTACTAAAAAGTGTTTGAAGTTTGTTGGGTCTATAttgtattttaataaatgaaataattattacaaCGATCCAAAGTTGAGCAGATTTATGAATGATTAAACCAATTTCTTTACGATTGAATATACCAGCTgatacaaatttaattatatgtTCCATAAGTTGTTCTGAACATTCCAATATTAATGATACATCATCATaatctttatttgaaaatttaatatactCTATGAACATGTAATGAATGATCGACATttctttattctttttatttgcaTTCTTAAATTTGATACCATAAAATGGTATCATTAAAGCAGAGAGAATCAATTGTCTCTTTGTATCAATCTCTTCATATTGTTTGCCCATCCCAATCCAAGAGTCTGCAATTTCACAATATTTTTCCGAATCTTTATTGgaattctttaattgttcAATATAGGTTTCATCTAAACCAACAGTTGGTAAACtaaataaacaatcaaataaacCAAACTTATTGATTAATTCAATCGATAAATATGGTTCCTCTGCTGATAACATTCCATCAAATTCTTTTGCAATTCTTTCATGGGAAatctttgatttaattgcATCCTTTACAACTGGATCACTACCtgctttaaataattcttcaTCAATCTTAAAATTTAATCTACTTGCGAACCTAATCGATCTAAATACTCTTAGAGGATCATCTAAAAATGTTGTCAATGATGGTAATGGTGTTCTAATTATGCCATCCCttaaatcattaataccTTGTCCTGTAAAATCTTCAATTCTATTctcattaatattaaaaaataatgaattaattgttaAATCTCTTCTTAATGCATCTTGAAGTGGTGTACCaattgactttttttttttttttttaaattaaaaaaaaattagtaaactctatttttttttttttttaaaatttaaatactaataataataaacttacGATTACAGGTATTCTTGAAGTATCAGTATAACTTTCAGAAcgtaaatttacaaaatcaaTCCACATATCAAATACTTTTACAGTCGCAGTTTCT is a window encoding:
- the vps52B gene encoding Vps52 / Sac2 family protein, coding for MNNNSNNNNNTNNNNNNLKNNKNTGSNLDEVFDKELNGTSKGFRHHEEDEAVTTNNEFISDDDTNSLSNSLQSIEISKKSKNQNNSNNTNNKEQIEKDDNMEFKFDLDLTTINIMGEGMEDFENQIERYAKDEQVIANCLDKGIDLSKFSKEVGESLERCDKEMNELYQDIIPDYVNERETFAILYKTITESTDLLSGFEDMLSKFQGELTNISKEMRNLQELSITQNSKCVNRKKVVERLDKIIEEVSISDDLIHLLTQGEVNDQYLQYLSIFSKKIGHISSQKIDGVFATGEIEEVTLKLLNVVLDKIHRFFMVQFNQIKDIQSLQSKQQEFTLYRQAFIFLYKHTRRVARILFDQYKEIAERIYSSYYRSYITFLEKLQMEPTSRNDLIGMHESKTRGFFSSKSNKLKCKSSIYTIETRYQILNELETPPLKPQSINFESSSASDSIKYSYEVIFRSLLFFIIDLVSYENMFLKDYFLSNKDSSTFLFCKSESLFMENLNGYLASTYDIVALLLILSITSKYRSKIQFKSDCTDRLFQFIINSTLSRLTILFEENIQSIRDANVKDLSPIEENRPHYVVRRYSELIGSFSVLYNFNNINNNNNNNNNNNNTNNNNDLINTDNDHLLFNIKESHSIINENLAIMRVEMYKLINRLSDDLKSNHLSKLIFRLNNFDLILTILTDKLNSNNNIVNNNNNNNKINGNNSNKNDENNNDNNNNNENEFIGSGNEDKDYWILLFEKEAEQYCLEQLVSFVYFKNVITTVRDLYPLIGLYTLEEINHPQLKKEILEEILKQFYQNWRSGIEEMNVIVTQQFPNFKNGMKIFQMILDKLFNCYKQFTQIILKYFKNLKTSPFYLAETEISYEIKKYYVSFD
- a CDS encoding hypothetical protein (tRNA nucleotidyltransferase (EC 2.7.7.25)) — translated: MYTRPISKIEKSQDGYDRLYFHKQTNNEKEKLSPMQTSTPTSLKKDQPHENIKVSIYYSNERESESVDIRLTECEIQLFKELMHVIRDSGCGTTLRVAGGWVRDKLRGDDSNDIDITLDNMMGEAFAELVNKHLSSKHHQTHRIGVIQSNPEQSKHLETATVKVFDMWIDFVNLRSESYTDTSRIPVISIGTPLQDALRRDLTINSLFFNINENRIEDFTGQGINDLRDGIIRTPLPSLTTFLDDPLRVFRSIRFASRLNFKIDEELFKAGSDPVVKDAIKSKISHERIAKEFDGMLSAEEPYLSIELINKFGLFDCLFSLPTVGLDETYIEQLKNSNKDSEKYCEIADSWIGMGKQYEEIDTKRQLILSALMIPFYGIKFKNANKKNKEMSIIHYMFIEYIKFSNKDYDDVSLILECSEQLMEHIIKFVSAGIFNRKEIGLIIHKSAQLWIVVIIISFIKIQYRPNKLQTLFSRYDKPENEKYTIFHKFVGEIKEHDLIGIWNIKRLLNGKQVQDLLNRKPGTWLAPVIQLILEWQLENPSKTEQDCKDWLLTLDIK
- a CDS encoding UBX domain-containing protein codes for the protein MSDHSEAIATFQSITGASKEESTFYLESHDWDLEKAAQTFTTLQEEENQRNDQPQIEEDYEDEEEEDDHRDPMPASRPVYSKPVAKTVSKKAPAGGRVGGIRTLSDFNNDDHDDHDHSDGDDDEDDRSQQYFTGGEKSGLVVESAPKKGKNGGSGDIVNDVFDSAKRHGAVASNEKKVEKPDSFDSVGYQLGATDQGNRNVSKPKEKDPNSQVVEVKVTFWNQGFTIDDGPLRKYDNPENKELLDDIQRGIVPRELQKKATTPNGLSVTLINNHNQDYVEPAKPKYVAFSGGGQTLGSSSTSTNNNNNNNNNNNNRATTTSTTTTSTPNVSSINVDQSQPTTTVQIRLANGSRLSTTFNHSHTLQDVINYINSSSGSNQSFDLLTGFPQKPVTNPTSTTLKDAGLLNALLIQKLK
- the rpl23a gene encoding S60 ribosomal protein L23a — encoded protein: MAGKKVKSNTPKQDLSVSKSKLTSIKAPAAAIKAKAAASAVKKGVSNKSTRKVRTSVIFRRPVTLNNPKKPAYPRRSVNKITKMDQFRILKAPLTTESATQKIEGSNTITFMVDMFANKSQVADAVAKMYDVKVKRVNTLITPRGEKKAFVTLSPEFEAADVANKIGLI